One window of Perca fluviatilis chromosome 12, GENO_Pfluv_1.0, whole genome shotgun sequence genomic DNA carries:
- the LOC120570170 gene encoding galactose-specific lectin nattectin-like isoform X1, which produces MLTLFNFFPQMTSVFPFALLLCLSSGLLTAYGEHCCPLGWTQFGSRCFNYYIQTKTWSDAEAFCISAGGNLASIHSDAEHVFIKNQIFQGAQTTAWIGGFDAVKVFTWFWSDGSKFDYASWNAGEPNNLGGENCLTMNWGGANWNDLACANKLSFVCSINLCV; this is translated from the exons ATGTTGACTTTGTTTAACTTCTTTCCACAGATGACATCAGTCTTTCCATTTGCTTTGTTGCTCTGTTTGTCCAGCGGACTGTTGACTGCATAT GGTGAACATTGCTGCCCTCTTGGTTGGACTCAGTTTGGCTCTCGCTGTTTCAATTACTACATCCAGACAAAGACCTGGTCTGATGCAGAG GCCTTCTGCATCTCCGCTGGTGGGAATCTGGCTTCCATCCACTCAGATGCGGAACATGTATTCATCAAAAACCAGATTTTCCAAGGTGCACAGACAACTGCCTGGATCGGAGGCTTTGACGCAGTGAAG GTGTTTACATGGTTCTGGTCTGATGGATCCAAATTCGACTACGCAAGCTGGAATGCGGGGGAGCCTAACAACCTCGGAGGGGAGAACTGTCTTACGATGAACTGGGGTGGag CTAACTGGAACGACTTGGCTTGTGCCAACAAGCTTTCTTTCGTGTGCTCCAttaacctgtgtgtgtaa
- the LOC120570170 gene encoding ladderlectin-like isoform X2, with protein MTSVFPFALLLCLSSGLLTAYGEHCCPLGWTQFGSRCFNYYIQTKTWSDAEAFCISAGGNLASIHSDAEHVFIKNQIFQGAQTTAWIGGFDAVKVFTWFWSDGSKFDYASWNAGEPNNLGGENCLTMNWGGANWNDLACANKLSFVCSINLCV; from the exons ATGACATCAGTCTTTCCATTTGCTTTGTTGCTCTGTTTGTCCAGCGGACTGTTGACTGCATAT GGTGAACATTGCTGCCCTCTTGGTTGGACTCAGTTTGGCTCTCGCTGTTTCAATTACTACATCCAGACAAAGACCTGGTCTGATGCAGAG GCCTTCTGCATCTCCGCTGGTGGGAATCTGGCTTCCATCCACTCAGATGCGGAACATGTATTCATCAAAAACCAGATTTTCCAAGGTGCACAGACAACTGCCTGGATCGGAGGCTTTGACGCAGTGAAG GTGTTTACATGGTTCTGGTCTGATGGATCCAAATTCGACTACGCAAGCTGGAATGCGGGGGAGCCTAACAACCTCGGAGGGGAGAACTGTCTTACGATGAACTGGGGTGGag CTAACTGGAACGACTTGGCTTGTGCCAACAAGCTTTCTTTCGTGTGCTCCAttaacctgtgtgtgtaa